One Actinomycetes bacterium genomic window, GACGGCCCCGCTGTCGTCCGCCTGGCACTGGACCCTCGGCTGCTGCACGACGCCGACCTGGCGAGGGTCGTCGCCGAAGCCGTGGAGGACCGGCTCGGGCGTCCCGGCGCCGCCGAGGCGTACGTCGACGGGCCGGGCGCGTCCCGGTGGCGCGCCGAGCTGGCTCGTCGTGGCTGGGACCTCGACCCGGACCCGTGGGTTCACCTGTGGCGGCCGCTCGGTCCCGCCGACGCCGCTCGTGACGTGCCGGGGGTCGCGGCGGTGTCCGGCCCGGCCGACGTGACCGACAGGGTGGCGGTGCAGCGTGCTGCCTTCGCCAACTCCACGTTCACCGAGAGCCGGTGGGCGCAGATGGCCGGCTCGACGGCGTACGACCCGAGTTTCGACCTGCTGGCTCGCGACGACGACGGGGCTGCGGTCGCCGCGCTCATGGCGTGGACCGCGGGGGAGGGGCGGTGTGCGCTGGTCGAGCCGATGGGCACCGCAGCCGGGCACCAGCGCGAGGGACACGGACGGCGGCTGCTCGAGGGAGCGGCCGCGGCGCTGGCCCGGGCCGGCGCGAGCGGGGTCGCGGTGTGGACCGCGGCGAGCAACGAGGTGGCGGTGGCGGCCTACCGCAGCGCCGGGTTCTCGGCCATCGGCCTGGCCGCGGCCATGTGCTCGACGGCCTGAAGGACGTCTTCGGCGCAGCCCCAGGACAGCGTGACGCCGGCGCCACCGTGGCCGTAGCAGTGCACGACCCCGCCGGGCGCGCCGTCGGGGTGCGGGACCGCCTCGAGGCGGACCGTGGGTCGCGCCGGGCGCAGGCCGACCCGGTGGCCCAGGACCCGGGCGCCGGCGAGCTCGGGCACCAGGGCGGTGGCCCGGGCGAGCACCTCGTGCGCCGTCACCGGGTCCGGCGTGCGGTCCCACGAGCCGCGGTCGGCGGTGCCTCCGACGACGACGTCGCGCTCGCGCGGCACGACGTAGAGCGGCCGCGCCGGGTCGGAGTCGTCGAGCAGCCACTCCTCCAGACCGACCTGCGCCACCCGCAGCACCTGCCCGCGCACCGGCGTCAGGCTCTCGTCGCCGGCCAGCGCGCGCGAGGCCAGGCCGGTGGCGTTGACGACGTAGCCGTTGTCCGGCAGGTCGGCCAGCCAGGCGCGGCTCAGGGTGCCGCCGGCCGCGGCCAGCCGGTCGACGAGGAACGAGAGGTACGTCGCCATGTCGGCCACGGGCACGGTCATCCGCCAGCCCGAGCCGTAGCCGTCGCGCGGCCCGGTCACCGTCTCCAGGCTCGGGACCGCGTCGCGCCACCAGGGGTCGACCGGCCGGCCGGTCGAGAGCAGCTCGGTGCCGGCCCGCATCCGGACACCCGACTGCGGGTGGGTGTGCGAGAGCCCCTCGAGCACCTCGAAGGTCCGGGCGGCCCACCGGGTGACCGCGTCCCTGGGCTGGGCGAGGTAGGGGTACCACATCGCCGCCGCCACGGCGGACGTCGTCTCCAGCGGCAGGTCGCGGGCCAGGACGTGGGTGTCGTGCCCCGCCTCGGCGAGCCGCACCGCGCAGGTCAGGCCCACGACCCCGGCACCGACCACGACGACCCGCACCCGGCCAGCCTGGCGCACGACTGATCGTCGCGGAAGTGGATCCGCGTGCCGCAAGTGGTGGAACTAGGGGCGTTCAGCGCGGGGAACAGCCCCGACCTCCACCACTTGACGCTCTTGCCGCCGACCAGCCCCGCCGCGGGGGGTCAGAAGAGTCGGTGGCTCGGGTCGTCGAAGCCGCGCAGGGCGTCGTAGTCCAGGGTCACGCAGTCGATGCCGCGGTCGGTGGCGAGGACCTTGGCCTGCGGCTTGATCTCCTGGGCGGCGAGGACACCGCGGACGGGGGAGAGCAGCGGGTCTCGGTTGAGCAGCCCGAGGTAGCGGGTCAGCTGCTCGACGCCGTCGATCTCGCCGCGGCGCTTGATCTCGATCGCCACGGTGGCACCGCGCTCGTCCCTGGCCAGGATGTCGACCGGGCCGATCGCGGTGGGGAACTCGCGGCGGACCAGCCGCCAGCCGGTGCCGAGGGTCTCGATCTGGTCGGCGAGCAGGGCCTGCAGGTGGGCCTCGACGCCGTCCTTGACCAGGCCCGGGTCGACGCCGAGCTCATGGCGGGAGTCGTGCAGGACGTCCTCGACGGTGATGACGAGGCGCTCGCCGGCCTTGTTGGTGACCGTCCACGTCTCGCCGTCCTCGGTGAGGGTGCAGGGCGGGCTCATCCAGTTCAGCGGCTTGTAGGCCCGGTCGTCGGCGTGCACCGAGACCGACCCGTCGGCCTTGACCAGGATCAGCCGGGTGGCGCTGGGAAGGTGGGCGGTGAGCCGGCCGACGTAGTCGACCGTGCACGTCGCGATGACCAAACGCACAGCCGCAGACGCTACAGGTGGCTACCCGGCGTCCTCGAGGTCGACCATGTCGGCCAGGTCGAGCAGCCGGATCAGCCGCAGGACGGCCCGGCGGCAGTGCCGCAGCTCGACGAGCCCGCCCCGGCGGGCGAGCATGGCGCGGCCCAGTAGCAGCGGCGAGATGCCCGAGGCGTCGGCGAAGCCCACGCCGCTCATGTCGACGACCAGGCGCCGGCAGGGCGGGTCTCGGCGGGCCTGGCACACCTGCTCGACGACGGCCTCCAGCAGCGGCGAGCTCGTGATGTCGAGCTCCCCGCCGAGGCGGACCCGGACGATCTCCGGGTCGTCCTCGTCCGCCTGGACGTCCACGGACAGCGACGACTGCGCGCTGCGCACCGAACTCCCTCCGTGACGAGCCGGCCCCGGTTCTCCGCACCGGCTCGCGAGTGGGACCTGTCTACCCCACCCAACGCCCCCCATGCACCAGGGGTGCCCACCCGGCGCGGCGTGTCGGGGCAGGCCTGGGAGACTGCCCTCATGGGACGTGAGTTCGCCACTGTCGGTGTCGTCGGGCTGGGCACGATGGGGGCCGGGATCGTCGAGGTCTTCGCCCGCAACGGGCTCCGGGTCGTGGGCGTCGAGCCCTCCGAGGAGCTCCTGGAGAGCGGGCGCGGGCACCTGCGGCACTCGACCGACCGGGCGGTGAGCAGGGGCAAGCTCTCCGAGGCAGACCGTGACGAGCTGCTGGGTCGGGTCACCTTCACGACGTCGATGGAGGACCTGGCCGACGTCGACATGGTGATCGAGGCGGTGCCCGAGCGGCTCGACCTCAAGCAGGAGATCTTCGCGGCTGCCGACAAGATCTGCCGGCCGGACACCATCCTCGCCACCAACACGTCCTCGCTGTCGGTGACCGAGATCTCGGTGGCGACCAGCCGGCCGTCCAAGGTCGTCGGGATGCACTTCTTCAACCCGGCCCCGGTGCTCAAGCTGGTCGAGGTCGTGCGCACCGTCGTCACCGAGCCCGAGGTGGTCGCCGACATCGAGGCGCTCGCCGCCCGGCTCGGCAAGGTGCCTGTGGTCATCGGCGACAAGGCCGGGTTCATCGCCAACGCCCTGCTGTTCGGCTACCTGAACCACGCGGTGTCGATGTACGAGTCCCGCTACGCCTCGCGCGAGGACATCGACGCCGCGATGCGGTTCGGCTGCGGCTACCCGATGGGCCCGCTCGCGCTGCTCGACCTGATCGGGCTCGACACGGCGTACGAGATCCTCGAC contains:
- the nucS gene encoding endonuclease NucS, which produces MRLVIATCTVDYVGRLTAHLPSATRLILVKADGSVSVHADDRAYKPLNWMSPPCTLTEDGETWTVTNKAGERLVITVEDVLHDSRHELGVDPGLVKDGVEAHLQALLADQIETLGTGWRLVRREFPTAIGPVDILARDERGATVAIEIKRRGEIDGVEQLTRYLGLLNRDPLLSPVRGVLAAQEIKPQAKVLATDRGIDCVTLDYDALRGFDDPSHRLF
- a CDS encoding STAS domain-containing protein translates to MRSAQSSLSVDVQADEDDPEIVRVRLGGELDITSSPLLEAVVEQVCQARRDPPCRRLVVDMSGVGFADASGISPLLLGRAMLARRGGLVELRHCRRAVLRLIRLLDLADMVDLEDAG
- a CDS encoding FAD-dependent oxidoreductase; the protein is MRQAGRVRVVVVGAGVVGLTCAVRLAEAGHDTHVLARDLPLETTSAVAAAMWYPYLAQPRDAVTRWAARTFEVLEGLSHTHPQSGVRMRAGTELLSTGRPVDPWWRDAVPSLETVTGPRDGYGSGWRMTVPVADMATYLSFLVDRLAAAGGTLSRAWLADLPDNGYVVNATGLASRALAGDESLTPVRGQVLRVAQVGLEEWLLDDSDPARPLYVVPRERDVVVGGTADRGSWDRTPDPVTAHEVLARATALVPELAGARVLGHRVGLRPARPTVRLEAVPHPDGAPGGVVHCYGHGGAGVTLSWGCAEDVLQAVEHMAAARPMAENPALR
- a CDS encoding GNAT family N-acetyltransferase; this translates as MRTTTSWGGRTSADETVAVLRRWERPGDCAWQLHAGDVGWHLRLDDDAVDHTLLQVRDDGDLVGVGLLDGPAVVRLALDPRLLHDADLARVVAEAVEDRLGRPGAAEAYVDGPGASRWRAELARRGWDLDPDPWVHLWRPLGPADAARDVPGVAAVSGPADVTDRVAVQRAAFANSTFTESRWAQMAGSTAYDPSFDLLARDDDGAAVAALMAWTAGEGRCALVEPMGTAAGHQREGHGRRLLEGAAAALARAGASGVAVWTAASNEVAVAAYRSAGFSAIGLAAAMCSTA